In the Gammaproteobacteria bacterium genome, one interval contains:
- the glp gene encoding gephyrin-like molybdotransferase Glp gives MSPSDTIRNATPSCADPSDPGALGLDEARRRIAAAATPVTGGVRVALRSALGRVLDAEVVSPQDVPNHTNSAVDGYALAGSELPPSGTREFRVAGTAMAGAPFTDPCASGECVRIMTGAPMPAGTDTVVMQEHVDTAGDGRMRIDDRHRPGQNVRQAGEDIAAHSVVLPAGRRLTPADLGVIASLGLGEVTVRRPVRVAFFSTGDELRAVGDPLGPGDVYDSNRYTLYGMLARLGVEILDLGVVRDSPEALARAFTRAAAMADVVITSGGVSVGEADHIAAILGELGRVEFRKLAMKPGRPFTFGHLGDTLFFGLPGNPVAVMVTFYLLVQPTLGQLAGAGWQEPLTLEATSTDRLRKRPGRFECTRGILDHTMAGGPSVAATGSQGSGLLTSMSRADCLILLPESRATVEPGDTVTVAPFAALI, from the coding sequence ATGTCCCCCTCCGATACCATTCGCAACGCCACCCCCTCCTGCGCCGATCCCTCGGATCCCGGCGCCCTCGGGCTGGACGAGGCCCGGCGGCGCATCGCGGCGGCCGCCACCCCCGTCACCGGCGGCGTGCGGGTGGCCCTGCGCAGCGCCCTCGGGCGCGTGCTCGATGCCGAGGTGGTGTCCCCCCAGGACGTCCCCAATCACACCAACTCCGCCGTGGACGGCTACGCCCTGGCGGGCTCGGAGCTGCCGCCATCGGGCACCCGGGAGTTCCGGGTCGCGGGTACCGCCATGGCGGGTGCCCCCTTCACGGATCCCTGCGCCAGCGGCGAGTGCGTGCGCATCATGACCGGTGCGCCCATGCCCGCCGGCACGGACACGGTGGTGATGCAGGAACACGTCGATACAGCGGGGGACGGGCGCATGCGCATCGACGACCGTCACCGCCCGGGCCAGAACGTGCGCCAGGCCGGCGAGGACATCGCCGCCCACAGCGTGGTACTGCCCGCCGGGCGCCGCCTCACACCGGCGGACCTGGGGGTCATAGCCTCCCTCGGCCTCGGCGAGGTCACGGTGCGGCGCCCGGTACGGGTGGCCTTCTTCTCCACCGGCGACGAACTGCGCGCCGTGGGCGACCCCCTGGGGCCGGGGGACGTATACGACAGCAACCGCTACACCCTGTACGGCATGCTCGCGCGCCTGGGGGTGGAGATCCTGGACCTCGGCGTGGTGCGCGACTCCCCCGAAGCCCTGGCCCGCGCCTTCACCCGGGCCGCTGCCATGGCCGACGTGGTGATCACCTCGGGCGGGGTCTCCGTGGGCGAGGCGGACCACATCGCCGCCATACTCGGGGAACTCGGGCGGGTGGAGTTCCGCAAGCTGGCCATGAAGCCCGGCCGGCCCTTCACGTTTGGCCACCTGGGCGACACCCTGTTCTTCGGCCTGCCCGGCAACCCGGTGGCGGTGATGGTCACCTTCTACCTGCTGGTCCAGCCCACCCTGGGTCAACTGGCCGGCGCCGGCTGGCAGGAGCCCCTCACCCTGGAGGCCACCAGCACCGACCGCCTGCGCAAGCGCCCGGGGCGCTTCGAATGCACCCGCGGCATCCTCGACCACACCATGGCCGGCGGCCCGAGCGTGGCGGCGACCGGCAGCCAGGGCTCCGGCCTGCTCACCTCCATGAGCCGCGCCGACTGCCTCATCCTCCTCCCCGAGTCCCGGGCCACCGTGGAGCCGGGGGACACGGTCACCGTGGCGCCCTTCGCCGCCCTGATCTGA
- the mobB gene encoding molybdopterin-guanine dinucleotide biosynthesis protein B produces MAPIEYPIPLMGFAAFSGTGKTTLLARLLPALRAHGLRIAVVKHAHHRFDIDHPGKDSHTLRKAGAERILVASRHRMALIVEQPERRDDVYLADALAMMDPRGLDLVLVEGFKHEAFPKIELHRPALGKPLLYPYDPTIVAIATDEEAPPAGHGIPHLPLNEPGDIAVFIIAHLGLTPRAPSTNPRA; encoded by the coding sequence ATGGCGCCGATTGAGTATCCGATTCCCCTCATGGGCTTCGCGGCCTTCAGCGGCACGGGCAAGACCACCCTGCTGGCCCGCCTGCTGCCGGCCCTCCGGGCCCATGGCCTGCGCATCGCCGTGGTCAAGCACGCCCATCACCGCTTCGACATCGACCACCCCGGCAAGGACAGCCACACCCTGCGTAAGGCCGGTGCCGAGCGCATCCTGGTAGCCTCCCGCCATCGCATGGCCCTCATCGTCGAGCAGCCCGAGCGGCGGGACGATGTCTACCTGGCCGATGCCCTGGCCATGATGGATCCGCGGGGCCTCGACCTGGTGCTGGTGGAGGGCTTCAAGCACGAGGCCTTCCCGAAGATAGAGCTGCACCGTCCCGCCCTCGGCAAACCCCTGCTCTACCCTTATGACCCCACCATCGTGGCCATCGCCACGGACGAGGAGGCGCCCCCGGCCGGCCATGGCATTCCCCATCTGCCCCTTAACGAGCCCGGGGACATCGCCGTCTTCATCATCGCCCACCTCGGCCTGACCCCGCGCGCCCCATCGACCAACCCCAGGGCCTGA
- the mobA gene encoding molybdenum cofactor guanylyltransferase MobA, with amino-acid sequence MTRDSTNGITALVLAGGRGRRMGGRDKGLVELRGRPLVAHVVEAIAPQVEKVLINANRNRDRYAAFGWPVVSDALTDYQGPLAGFAVGMAASHTPLLLTLPCDGPMVAPDLAARLAVALEGSGADIAVAHDGTRMQPVYALIRCALLPSLEAFLAAGDRKIDLWYERHHTVSADFSHFPEQFTNVNTPEERARLEGAAPDGATIPGAGHGAD; translated from the coding sequence ATGACCCGGGACTCGACCAACGGCATCACCGCCCTGGTGCTGGCGGGTGGGCGCGGCCGCCGTATGGGCGGCAGGGACAAGGGCCTCGTGGAACTCCGGGGACGCCCCCTGGTGGCTCACGTGGTGGAGGCCATCGCCCCCCAGGTCGAGAAGGTGCTCATCAACGCCAACCGCAATCGCGATCGGTATGCCGCCTTCGGCTGGCCCGTGGTGTCGGACGCCCTCACGGACTACCAGGGCCCCTTGGCCGGTTTCGCCGTGGGCATGGCGGCGAGCCACACTCCCCTGCTCCTCACCCTGCCCTGCGACGGTCCCATGGTGGCGCCGGACCTGGCCGCGCGCCTCGCCGTTGCCCTGGAAGGGTCGGGGGCGGACATCGCAGTGGCCCATGACGGTACTCGCATGCAGCCCGTCTACGCCCTCATCCGTTGCGCCCTGCTGCCGAGCCTCGAGGCCTTCCTGGCCGCCGGCGACCGTAAAATCGACCTGTGGTATGAACGGCACCACACCGTCAGCGCGGACTTCTCCCATTTCCCGGAGCAGTTCACCAACGTCAATACCCCGGAGGAGCGGGCGCGCCTCGAGGGCGCCGCCCCCGACGGCGCGACGATACCGGGTGCTGGCCATGGCGCCGATTGA
- a CDS encoding sigma-54 dependent transcriptional regulator → MADSVTDAADHRSGAGPNVRLSSVLVVDDDAATTNLLRKGLASRFSLVEAVNDSETADELLARCHFDLIIAAVGLPGRSGVAWVYELRARDCGTPVIFMAADADVKTAIEALRSGGSDLILKPFTMDHMEDALTRTLERRRLQRENYALRRQVEHHYDSSGMVGSCEALKDICDIIKRVAPMPSTVLLEGESGTGKELAARALHHWSGRSGAFVPVNCGSMNGELLESELFGHVKGAFTGATQAREGLFSYADGGTLFLDEIGEMPLAMQTHLLRVMEERAVRPMGGNSQVTVDVRLVAATNRQLKQEVEQGRFREDLFYRLNVLGVRMPALRERVEDLPDLVRHFCNLLSSDLGVEPPAIGEAEMERLARYEWPGNIRELRNVIERALLLNSQPSQCLSGFRDTPAVVVAVDEDDLLLESVERRHILKVLAMESGNKSAAARRLGVSRKTLERKCQAWANS, encoded by the coding sequence GTGGCGGACAGCGTGACCGACGCGGCAGATCACCGGTCCGGCGCCGGTCCCAACGTGCGTCTCAGTTCCGTCCTCGTGGTGGACGACGACGCGGCCACCACGAACCTCCTGCGCAAGGGGCTCGCCTCACGCTTCAGTCTGGTGGAGGCGGTGAATGACAGCGAGACCGCCGACGAACTGCTGGCGCGTTGCCATTTCGACCTCATCATCGCCGCCGTGGGCCTGCCGGGTCGCTCGGGCGTGGCCTGGGTCTATGAGTTGCGAGCCCGCGATTGTGGCACGCCGGTGATCTTCATGGCTGCCGACGCGGACGTGAAGACGGCCATCGAGGCCCTGCGGTCGGGGGGCTCGGACCTGATCCTCAAGCCCTTCACCATGGACCACATGGAAGACGCCTTGACGCGCACTTTGGAGCGCCGGCGCCTGCAGCGGGAGAACTATGCCCTGCGTCGCCAGGTGGAGCACCACTACGACAGCAGCGGCATGGTGGGTTCCTGTGAGGCGCTCAAGGACATATGCGACATCATCAAGCGGGTGGCACCCATGCCGTCCACGGTCCTGCTCGAGGGCGAGTCGGGCACCGGCAAGGAGTTGGCGGCCCGCGCCCTGCACCACTGGAGCGGCCGGTCGGGGGCCTTCGTGCCGGTGAACTGCGGCTCCATGAATGGTGAACTGCTGGAAAGCGAGTTGTTCGGCCACGTCAAGGGGGCCTTTACGGGGGCGACCCAGGCGCGGGAGGGCCTGTTCTCCTACGCCGACGGCGGTACCCTGTTCCTGGACGAGATCGGCGAGATGCCGTTGGCCATGCAGACCCACCTGCTGCGGGTGATGGAGGAGCGGGCGGTGCGGCCCATGGGGGGCAATTCCCAGGTCACGGTGGACGTCCGGCTGGTGGCCGCCACCAACCGCCAGCTCAAGCAGGAGGTGGAGCAAGGCCGGTTCCGCGAGGACCTGTTCTACCGCCTCAATGTCCTCGGCGTGCGGATGCCCGCCCTGCGGGAACGGGTGGAGGATCTGCCCGATCTGGTGCGCCATTTCTGTAATCTGTTGTCCTCCGATTTGGGGGTGGAGCCCCCGGCCATCGGCGAGGCCGAAATGGAACGGTTGGCCCGCTATGAATGGCCGGGCAACATCCGGGAACTGAGGAACGTCATCGAGCGTGCCCTGCTGCTGAACAGCCAGCCTTCCCAATGCCTGTCAGGGTTTCGGGACACCCCGGCGGTGGTGGTCGCGGTAGATGAGGACGACCTGTTGCTGGAGAGTGTGGAACGCCGCCATATCCTCAAGGTCCTGGCCATGGAATCCGGCAACAAGTCGGCGGCGGCGCGGCGCCTCGGGGTCTCGCGTAAGACCCTCGAGCGCAAGTGTCAGGCGTGGGCGAACTCATAA
- a CDS encoding helix-turn-helix transcriptional regulator produces the protein MSAVMTTDSPAVFMNVKQVASYLHLNEKKIYAMASEGRIPATKITGKWMFPRELIDRWMLDSAHGGLLVDRLAIAGSDDPLLYRVVTGFTRDLKAHAQISYTPTGTRLGLDLLQSQRIDVGGLHWGPGAESHTRHPALLRQYSQHRNWVLIRAFSREQGLMARPSVLRQTSDPTELAASRFRWVQRQSGSGAQRFLMEMYNQPGACPHGLNVTTTALSEREAATAIVMDQADIAPGSRAAANEAGLGFVSFGWESFDFALPRNIWFRRLFQELLSRLTSGEGRRLADSLGGYEMKDTGELVWAHE, from the coding sequence ATGAGCGCCGTGATGACCACCGACTCGCCCGCCGTCTTCATGAACGTCAAGCAGGTGGCCAGCTATCTCCACCTCAACGAGAAGAAGATCTACGCCATGGCCAGCGAGGGACGGATCCCGGCCACCAAGATCACCGGCAAGTGGATGTTCCCGCGGGAACTCATCGACCGCTGGATGCTGGATTCCGCCCACGGTGGCCTGCTGGTGGACCGTCTCGCCATCGCCGGCAGCGACGACCCCCTGCTCTACCGGGTGGTGACCGGTTTCACCCGTGACCTCAAGGCCCATGCCCAGATCAGCTACACCCCCACCGGCACGCGCCTGGGTCTGGATCTGCTCCAGTCCCAGCGCATCGACGTGGGAGGACTGCACTGGGGCCCCGGCGCCGAGAGCCATACCCGCCATCCCGCCCTGCTGCGCCAGTATTCCCAGCACCGCAACTGGGTGCTGATCCGCGCCTTCTCCAGGGAGCAGGGCCTGATGGCGCGGCCCTCGGTACTGCGCCAGACCAGCGACCCCACGGAACTCGCCGCATCCCGCTTTCGCTGGGTGCAACGCCAGTCCGGCTCCGGCGCCCAGCGTTTTCTCATGGAGATGTACAACCAGCCGGGCGCCTGTCCCCACGGTCTCAACGTCACCACCACGGCCCTGTCGGAACGCGAGGCGGCCACCGCCATCGTCATGGATCAGGCGGACATCGCCCCCGGCTCGCGGGCCGCCGCCAACGAGGCCGGGCTCGGCTTCGTATCCTTCGGCTGGGAATCCTTCGACTTCGCCCTGCCCCGCAACATCTGGTTCCGGCGGCTGTTCCAGGAACTGCTGTCACGCCTCACCTCAGGCGAGGGGCGGCGCCTGGCGGATAGCCTTGGGGGCTACGAGATGAAGGATACGGGGGAGCTGGTGTGGGCCCACGAATAG
- a CDS encoding formate dehydrogenase accessory sulfurtransferase FdhD, protein MKDTPPRYVPEMSEAGLRPSHEVVAIDEYGTPRAGFVAGERALTLRLDDREVVTLMTLGSHPELLTLGYLLNQRLVPCLESVDAITVDWDEAVVKVDTFERISDLEEKMKHRTVTSGCGQGTVFGRMAEQIANIRLSPRPIAQSEIYALLEHLTDYNEVYKQAGAVHGCALCEVNPRLGPRIHLFVEDVGRHNAADAISGFMWLNGVDGRDKCFYTTGRLTSEMVIKVAQMGISVLLSRSGVTFKGLELARTIGVTMIARAKGRHFLVYNGAEHITFDAKPPARQAGGSGVRRRSTADAG, encoded by the coding sequence ATGAAAGACACCCCACCCCGCTACGTGCCGGAAATGAGCGAGGCGGGCCTTCGTCCCTCCCACGAGGTCGTGGCCATCGACGAATACGGCACGCCGCGGGCCGGCTTCGTGGCAGGGGAGCGCGCCCTCACCCTAAGGTTGGACGACCGCGAGGTGGTCACCCTCATGACCCTCGGCAGCCACCCGGAACTCCTGACCCTGGGCTATCTGCTGAACCAGCGCCTGGTGCCCTGCCTCGAATCCGTGGATGCCATCACCGTGGACTGGGACGAGGCCGTCGTGAAGGTGGACACCTTCGAACGCATCAGCGACCTGGAGGAGAAGATGAAACACCGCACCGTCACCAGCGGTTGCGGTCAGGGCACCGTATTCGGGCGCATGGCGGAGCAGATCGCGAACATCCGCCTGAGCCCGCGCCCCATCGCCCAATCGGAGATCTACGCCCTGCTGGAACATCTGACGGATTACAACGAGGTGTACAAGCAGGCCGGCGCGGTTCATGGCTGCGCCCTGTGTGAGGTGAACCCGCGGCTCGGCCCGCGTATCCACCTCTTCGTCGAGGACGTGGGACGTCACAACGCCGCGGACGCCATCAGCGGCTTCATGTGGCTGAACGGCGTGGACGGCCGGGACAAGTGCTTCTACACCACCGGGCGCCTCACCTCGGAGATGGTGATCAAGGTGGCCCAGATGGGCATTTCGGTGCTGCTGTCCCGCTCCGGCGTGACCTTCAAGGGCCTCGAACTCGCCCGCACCATCGGCGTCACCATGATCGCCCGGGCCAAGGGTCGGCATTTTCTCGTTTACAATGGCGCCGAGCACATTACCTTCGATGCCAAGCCGCCGGCCCGGCAGGCGGGTGGCAGCGGTGTACGGCGCCGGAGCACCGCCGACGCGGGGTAG
- a CDS encoding HDOD domain-containing protein, whose translation MPARPAPRPRQHPTRIGRYVVKGILGRGAQGVVYLATDPELDREVAIKTLTRRTQDAATLLKEAQLVGRMKHPGIVPVYDAGRLGDVPYVVYERVTGRTLDQVLKEEPRLPLPRIVAWMTRILDALEYAHGQQVVHRDIKPANVVIQEDDTPRVLDFGIALPSGTETKVIEGLWGTFQYLAPEMVDKGRATAATDIFSLGLILFEMLTGRRAITEDDPMAAMYHIAHRPVPAPSSIRPEVAPGLDGIVSRALQKAPDARYSNAGEMRDALAVFADPQVHEHEQRRQSTLNFLLRRMRQKPDFPAIGRHISEISQKTAAIDRASVDELTNLILEDYALTSKLLRLVNSSYYGQYGGSISTISRAVVILGFNQVRMAALSLLLFEHIADKPNVPVLKEIGGQAFFSGLISRRLAADMAHADAEQGFVSAMFHTLGRYLSAYYFPDEDEEISRLMDNQGLSEEAAAVAVLGLTFEALGTGVGREWHLPSELLEGMRTLSAGETPRRPANPREAMRLLSCFANEVATAMGGDDPGACHERLEQLQQRYGQAVRLAPGRMQQVISEGVEDIRRFSRAAAIDLGDNAILRNARRLGRQEEGAEEGDQQDDPGAEASGEGDVPSPQTTLLSGIQDISQALLDNYSINDILIMILETLFRGLGFTRVVLFINNARQAEMNARFGLGRDIDKLLPRLSFSTTGAEDMFSRAVREHEDIIQPQGPRAKDVPDWHRQLVSPSTFALYPVVIGNRCLGLIYADRDERNRPITTTERNYLNTLRNQAALAIRQRS comes from the coding sequence ATGCCCGCCAGACCCGCCCCCCGACCCCGCCAGCACCCCACGCGCATCGGGCGCTATGTGGTGAAGGGGATCCTGGGCCGCGGCGCCCAGGGCGTGGTCTACCTGGCCACGGATCCGGAGCTCGACCGGGAAGTGGCCATCAAGACCCTGACCCGGCGCACCCAGGACGCCGCCACCCTGCTCAAGGAGGCCCAACTGGTGGGGCGCATGAAGCACCCCGGCATCGTGCCGGTGTACGACGCCGGACGCCTGGGGGACGTGCCCTACGTGGTCTACGAGCGCGTCACCGGCCGCACCCTGGACCAGGTGCTCAAGGAGGAGCCCCGCCTGCCCCTGCCCCGCATCGTGGCCTGGATGACCCGCATCCTGGACGCCCTGGAGTACGCCCACGGCCAGCAGGTGGTGCATCGCGACATCAAGCCCGCCAACGTAGTCATTCAGGAGGACGACACCCCGCGGGTGCTGGATTTCGGCATCGCACTCCCCAGCGGCACCGAGACCAAGGTTATCGAGGGCCTGTGGGGCACCTTCCAGTACCTGGCGCCGGAGATGGTGGACAAGGGGCGGGCCACGGCGGCCACGGATATCTTCTCCCTCGGGCTCATCCTGTTCGAGATGCTCACCGGCCGGCGCGCCATCACCGAGGACGACCCCATGGCGGCCATGTACCACATCGCCCACCGGCCGGTGCCGGCACCGTCATCCATCCGCCCCGAGGTGGCCCCCGGCCTCGACGGCATCGTGTCCCGGGCCCTGCAGAAGGCCCCCGACGCGCGCTACTCCAATGCCGGCGAGATGCGGGATGCGCTCGCGGTATTCGCCGACCCCCAGGTGCACGAACACGAGCAACGCCGCCAGTCGACCCTGAACTTCCTGCTGCGGCGCATGCGCCAGAAGCCGGATTTCCCGGCCATCGGTCGCCACATCTCGGAGATCAGCCAGAAGACCGCCGCCATCGACCGCGCCTCCGTGGACGAACTCACCAACCTGATCCTGGAGGACTACGCCCTCACCAGCAAACTGTTGCGGCTGGTGAACTCCTCGTACTACGGCCAGTACGGCGGTTCCATCAGCACCATATCCCGCGCGGTGGTGATCCTCGGCTTCAACCAGGTACGCATGGCGGCCCTGAGCCTGTTGCTGTTCGAGCACATCGCCGACAAGCCCAACGTGCCGGTGCTGAAAGAAATTGGCGGACAGGCCTTCTTCAGCGGCCTCATCAGCCGCCGCCTGGCCGCCGACATGGCCCACGCCGATGCCGAGCAGGGTTTCGTAAGCGCCATGTTCCACACCCTGGGACGCTATCTGTCCGCCTACTATTTTCCCGACGAGGACGAGGAGATCAGCCGTCTCATGGACAACCAGGGCCTGTCCGAAGAGGCCGCCGCCGTAGCGGTGCTGGGACTCACCTTCGAGGCCCTCGGAACCGGCGTGGGACGGGAGTGGCATCTGCCCTCCGAACTCCTGGAAGGCATGCGCACCCTGAGCGCCGGCGAGACGCCGCGACGCCCCGCCAACCCGCGGGAGGCCATGCGCCTGCTGTCCTGTTTCGCCAACGAGGTGGCCACGGCCATGGGGGGTGACGACCCCGGGGCCTGCCATGAGCGTCTGGAGCAACTGCAGCAGCGCTACGGCCAGGCGGTGCGGCTGGCGCCGGGGCGCATGCAACAGGTGATCAGCGAGGGCGTGGAGGATATCCGGCGCTTCTCCCGGGCCGCCGCCATCGACCTCGGCGACAACGCCATCCTGCGCAACGCGCGCCGGCTGGGGCGACAGGAAGAGGGGGCCGAGGAGGGAGACCAGCAAGATGATCCCGGCGCAGAGGCCAGCGGCGAAGGCGATGTCCCATCGCCCCAGACCACCCTGCTGAGTGGCATCCAGGACATCAGCCAGGCCCTGCTGGACAACTACAGCATCAACGACATCCTCATCATGATCCTCGAGACCCTGTTCCGGGGCCTCGGCTTCACACGGGTGGTACTGTTCATCAACAACGCCCGCCAGGCCGAGATGAACGCCCGCTTCGGCCTCGGTCGTGACATCGACAAGCTCCTGCCCCGCCTCAGCTTCTCCACCACCGGGGCGGAGGACATGTTCAGCCGCGCGGTGCGCGAACATGAGGACATCATCCAGCCCCAGGGCCCGCGGGCCAAGGACGTCCCGGACTGGCATCGCCAACTGGTCTCACCCAGCACCTTCGCCCTCTACCCCGTGGTCATCGGCAACAGATGCCTCGGCCTCATCTACGCCGACCGCGACGAGCGCAACCGCCCCATCACCACCACCGAGCGCAACTACCTCAACACCCTGCGCAACCAGGCGGCCCTGGCCATCCGGCAAAGATCATAA
- the gspD gene encoding type II secretion system secretin GspD — protein MRNLKATIPALLLLLHAGTALLSPMARAEPVTLNLEEAEIGTLIATVSEVTGRNFVVDPRVKGKVSVVSSMAMEKEELYQVFLSILEVHGFAAVPSGNVIKIVPDANAKHIDTPFASDQAPGVGDEIVTRVVQVKNVSAAQLVPILRPLVPQQGHLAAYPATNVLVVSDRAGNIERLVKIIARIDQKTDAEIEVINLQHAAAAEVVRIITALQRPAQGQAVLEGSLSLPSLVADERTNSILMSGDQLARLRVRALITHLDTPLETTGNTHVVYLRYARAAELASVLTDISGDIQQDEGGGQGAGGANNRRANEVGIRADEASNALVITAPPEAYASLRQVISRLDIRRAQVLVEAIIAEVRSENAAELGVQLRDLVGGSDGSFVITNPQGPNSPFVGADAASTLSGLTLGLVRNGDIRGLLRALATSSDTNLIATPTLLTLDNEEAAIVVGQNVPFLTGSFTNDATTPDNPFQTIERRDVGLELTVTPQINEGDAMSLVISQEVSSIDDSAQAVDLITTTRSINTTVLVDDGEIVVLGGLIRDDFQTTEQKVPLLGDLPVLGNLFRSTSTDSTKNNLMVFIKPTIVRNRADIAHITSSKYNFLRAKQLEQPGYGVPFKPAMQVPLLAPFAETSESPAPQEKAPAPQQEPRSLFEYD, from the coding sequence ATGCGTAACCTGAAAGCCACGATCCCGGCCCTGCTCCTGCTGCTGCACGCCGGCACGGCGTTGCTGTCCCCCATGGCCCGGGCGGAACCCGTCACCCTCAACCTCGAGGAGGCGGAGATCGGCACCCTCATCGCCACGGTATCCGAGGTCACGGGACGCAACTTCGTCGTCGACCCGCGGGTGAAGGGCAAGGTCAGTGTGGTCTCCTCCATGGCCATGGAAAAAGAGGAACTCTACCAAGTCTTCCTGTCCATCCTCGAGGTCCACGGCTTCGCCGCCGTGCCGTCGGGCAATGTCATCAAGATCGTGCCCGATGCCAACGCCAAGCATATCGATACCCCTTTCGCCAGCGACCAGGCCCCCGGGGTCGGAGACGAGATCGTGACCCGGGTGGTGCAGGTGAAGAACGTCTCCGCCGCCCAGCTCGTGCCCATCCTGCGGCCCCTGGTGCCCCAGCAGGGCCACCTCGCGGCCTATCCGGCCACCAACGTCCTCGTGGTGTCCGACCGGGCCGGCAACATCGAGCGGCTGGTGAAGATCATCGCCCGCATCGATCAGAAGACCGACGCCGAGATCGAGGTCATCAACCTGCAGCATGCGGCAGCCGCCGAGGTGGTGCGGATCATCACCGCCCTGCAGCGGCCGGCCCAGGGCCAGGCCGTGTTGGAGGGCAGCCTGAGCCTGCCCAGCCTGGTGGCCGACGAGCGCACCAACAGCATCCTCATGAGCGGCGACCAGCTCGCCCGCCTGCGCGTCCGCGCCCTCATCACCCACCTGGACACCCCCCTGGAGACCACCGGCAACACCCACGTGGTCTATCTGCGCTATGCCCGGGCAGCCGAGCTCGCCAGTGTCCTCACGGACATCAGCGGCGACATCCAGCAGGACGAAGGGGGTGGCCAGGGCGCCGGCGGCGCCAACAACCGGCGCGCCAACGAGGTGGGGATCCGCGCCGACGAGGCCTCCAACGCCCTGGTGATCACGGCCCCTCCCGAGGCCTATGCCTCCCTGCGTCAGGTCATCTCGCGGCTGGATATCCGCCGTGCCCAGGTGCTGGTGGAGGCCATCATCGCCGAGGTGCGGAGCGAGAACGCGGCCGAACTGGGCGTACAGCTACGCGACCTGGTGGGCGGCAGCGACGGCAGTTTCGTGATCACCAATCCCCAGGGCCCTAACAGCCCCTTCGTCGGGGCCGATGCCGCCTCCACCCTCTCCGGACTGACACTGGGCCTGGTGCGTAATGGTGACATCCGCGGCCTCCTGCGGGCCCTGGCCACCTCCTCGGACACCAATCTCATCGCGACGCCCACGCTCCTCACCCTGGACAACGAGGAGGCCGCCATCGTGGTGGGTCAGAACGTGCCCTTCCTCACCGGCAGTTTTACCAACGACGCCACCACCCCGGACAATCCCTTCCAGACCATCGAGCGCCGGGACGTGGGGCTGGAACTCACCGTCACCCCCCAGATCAACGAGGGCGACGCCATGTCCCTCGTGATCTCCCAGGAGGTCTCCAGCATCGACGACAGCGCTCAGGCCGTTGACCTAATCACCACCACCCGCTCCATCAACACCACCGTGCTGGTAGACGACGGAGAGATAGTGGTACTGGGAGGACTCATCCGCGACGACTTTCAGACCACGGAACAGAAAGTGCCCCTGCTGGGGGACCTCCCAGTGCTGGGCAACCTGTTTCGCAGCACCAGCACGGACTCCACGAAGAACAACCTGATGGTGTTCATCAAGCCCACCATCGTCCGCAACCGCGCGGATATCGCCCACATCACCAGCAGCAAGTACAACTTCCTGCGGGCCAAGCAGCTGGAACAGCCAGGGTACGGAGTGCCGTTCAAGCCGGCCATGCAAGTGCCATTGCTGGCCCCCTTCGCAGAGACCTCGGAATCCCCTGCCCCACAGGAAAAGGCCCCTGCCCCGCAGCAAGAGCCCAGGTCTCTCTTCGAGTACGACTGA
- a CDS encoding type II secretion system protein N, whose amino-acid sequence MRTRDKRLLVAAASLLLLAAMGWRGFSGYRHLTQPPPDLPASPMAANRPSPAGPERRLADVATWHLFGNPTRRAAPPPEPQPVDAPATRLDLKLLGVLASDDRLDARAIIGAPGVPDRQYRLGDTVPAGAELAAIHRDHVLLKRNGRFETLALAREDGAAADTSTRRAAPPGRPAGARALPDD is encoded by the coding sequence ATGAGAACCCGCGACAAACGCCTGCTGGTGGCGGCAGCAAGCCTGCTGTTGCTGGCGGCCATGGGCTGGCGCGGCTTTAGCGGCTACCGGCACCTCACCCAACCACCGCCGGACTTGCCCGCATCCCCTATGGCGGCGAACCGGCCCAGCCCCGCCGGCCCGGAACGGCGGCTTGCCGATGTGGCCACCTGGCACCTGTTCGGCAACCCGACGCGGCGGGCCGCGCCGCCACCGGAACCCCAACCCGTGGATGCACCGGCCACCCGCCTGGACCTGAAGCTGCTGGGGGTGCTGGCCTCAGACGATCGCCTCGACGCCCGGGCCATCATCGGTGCCCCGGGGGTGCCGGATCGCCAGTACCGCCTCGGTGACACCGTACCCGCCGGGGCCGAGCTGGCCGCCATCCACCGGGACCACGTGCTGCTCAAGCGCAACGGCCGCTTCGAGACCCTGGCCCTGGCGCGGGAGGACGGGGCCGCCGCCGACACCAGCACCCGCCGCGCCGCGCCCCCCGGCCGGCCCGCCGGCGCCCGTGCATTGCCCGATGACTGA